In Xiphophorus couchianus chromosome 24, X_couchianus-1.0, whole genome shotgun sequence, a single genomic region encodes these proteins:
- the LOC114140626 gene encoding histone H3.v1 translates to MDPDREEDVFSDAEDSFPLREDQEEEDEEEEEEEDEEEDARIFNAWMQQNRGGEHQKKQVQEEKEEDEEDVESEGGRPESRCSFEPPVQMRVARRSSLPCLANLSTMQLSRLHSSTCAPVTARVLLRRSSSRRLLPSPQEAAVPSLERRPSLIPTIPEAVPPERRGQFRRRNVMSLSDAYSMCLICHNDLSQGSGGTRELQCTHTFHKECIEEWLWRKQSCPTCHVQVCVPQSLYWSSTRVKVP, encoded by the exons ATGGATccagacagagaggaagatgtgttttcagatgcTGAAGACTCCTTCCCTCTGAGAGAAGACCAGGAAGAAGAGGacgaagaggaagaggaagaagaggatgaagaagaagatgCCAGGATCTTCAACGCCTGGATGCAGCAGAACAGAGGAGGGGAACATCAGAAGAAGCAGGTgcaggaagagaaggaggaggatgaggaggatgtGGAGTCAGAGGGAGGAAGACCTGAAAGCAGGTGCAGCTTTGAGCCGCCGGTCCAGATGAGGGTTGCCCGCCGCTCGTCTTTGCCCTGTCTg GCCAACCTCTCAACCATGCAGCTGTCTCGCCTTCACTCCTCCACATGTGCTCCAGTAACAGCCAGGGTTTTGCTGCGACGCTCCTCGTCCCGCCGCCTCCTTCCCTCCCCGCAGGAAGCTGCCGTCCCCTCGCTGGAGCGAAGACCCTCGCTCATACCCACCATCCCCGaagctgttcctcctgagaGGCGGGGCCAGTTCAGACGACGAAACGTCATGTCGTTG AGTGATGCGTACAGCATGTGTCTGATCTGTCATAATGACTTGAGCCAAGGATCAGGAGGGACCAGAGAGCTGCAGTGTACACACACCTTCCACAAAGAG TGTATAGAGGAGTGGCTGTGGAGGAAACAGTCCTGTCCAACCTGTCACGTCCAGGTGTGCGTACCTCAGTCTCTCTACTGGAGCTCCACCAGGGTCAAGGTCCCCTGA
- the LOC114140550 gene encoding zinc finger protein 2-like isoform X2: protein MKASALRLLLPPLRLLTAAVWQVIQQQSVKHYGMLEEFVTLVTEAVPQLLTERQRGVLLLALRAKVTLSHPADDQTHLERIRSISKASDEELTECCSALLSLTQTPAESQRLLQEVFDQRFDSALQSLLSDLLTRIEQLFPVPDFRQAACWLHDAPCVLEDSLQETDREHLTELLTNQSCRLGRATTAVSGETEEMLLSAWSHPLLTSPAHPDPASQSEGGLPQLDMKVEVEVMTEDVIGQSMSEEEQEASNQSSEGGGVTTVVEGGVRSDPVRMKDSPGQSEGSQRTAISHNSRRVAHRCPACGKCFIYRSQVIRHLRSNRTCGSSGKPGSGALQGRIEGEPRPLRAHACFQCSSTFTTRTELVTHCRTHLTRPVYRCDQCDSAFQLQSSLTNHKQTHRLHDLSCSVCAQTFSSQTRLLRHLQTHSAEGAECIYRCLFCDQSFSGVTQLRIHQRSHSSRSYQCDQCDKSYSSVTGLQSHRATHSGDNRFLCPQCGKCFKTCDGLEGHLRTHSGERPFRCPYCPKDFTAHAGLSVHVRQHTGEKPYVCTVCGKAWPSGGDLQKHMRTHTGERPYVCQECGKAFSISCHLTEHRRIHTGEKPFSCPECGKCFRRRFDLKKHLLSHSNVRPHPCTFCSKSYTRQTHLNRHLLTHRTADREVEEEAEPVEEA from the exons ATGAAGG CCTCCGCTCTgcgcctcctcctccctcctctccgCCTGTTGACGGCGGCGGTGTGGCAGGTGATCCAGCAGCAGAGCGTGAAGCATTATGGGATGCTGGAGGAGTTTGTTACCCTGGTGACCGAGGCCGTCCCACAGCTGCTGACAGAAAGGCAGAGAGGTGTTCTTCTGCTGGCTCTGAGGGCCAAG GTGACCCTTTCTCACCCTGCTGATGATCAGACTCACCTGGAGAGGATCCGCTCCATCTCCAAAGCATCG gATGAAGAGCTGACTGAGTGCTGCTCTGCTCTCCTCTCTCTGACTCAGACTCCTGCTGAGTCACAGCGCCTCCTGCAG GAAGTGTTTGACCAGCGCTTTGACTCCGCCCTCCAGTCGCTGCTGTCCGACCTCCTGACCCGGATCGAGCAGCTGTTCCCGGTGCCGGACTTCAGACAG GCGGCCTGTTGGCTCCACGATGCCCCCTGTGTTCTGGAGGACTCTCTGCAGGAGACGGACAGGGAACACCTGACGGAGCTcttaaccaatcagagctgccGACTGGGCCGAGCAACAACCGCAG TTTCTGGTGAAACTGAGGAAATGCTCCTGTCAGCCTGGTCCCACCCCCTCCTCACTAGCCCCGCCCACCCTGACCcagccagccaatcagagggaGGCCTGCCGCAGCTAGACATgaaggtggaggtggaggtgatgACGGAGGATGTGATTGGTCAGAGCAtgtcagaggaggagcaggaggcgTCCAATCAGAGCTCAGAGGGAGGCGGAGTCACAACCGTGGTGGAGGGCGGGGTCAGGTCTGATCCTGTCAGAATGAAAGACTCACCTGGCCAATCAGAGGGCTCCCAGCGCACAGCCATTTCCCATAATTCCCGGCGTGTGGCTCACAGGTGTCCTGCTTGTGGAAAGTGCTTCATCTACCGCTCTCAG GTGATCCGCCACCTGCGCTCCAACAGAACCTGCGGGTCGTCAGGAAAACCCGGATCTGGAGCCCTGCAGGGTCGGATTGAGGGGGAGCCCCGCCCCCTCCGGGCCCACGCCTGCTTCCAGTGCAGCTCCACCTTCACCACCAGAACCGAGCTGGTGACCCACTGCCGCACTCACCTGACCCGGCCCGTCTACCGGTGCGACCAGTGCGACAGCGCCTTCCAGCTCCAGTCCAGCCTGACCAATCACAAGCAGACCCACCGTCTGCACGACCTCAGCTGCTCCGTCTGCGCGCAGACCTTCAGCTCGCAGACGCGGCTGCTGCGCCACCTGCAGACGCACTCAGCCGAGGGAGCCGAGTGCATCTACAGGTGTCTGTTCTGTGACCAGAGCTTCTCAG GAGTCACTCAGCTGCGGATCCACCAGCGCAGCCACTCCTCCCGCTCCTACCAGTGCGATCAGTGCGACAAGTCGTACAGCTCGGTGACGGGGCTGCAGTCGCACCGCGCCACCCACAGCGGCGACAACCGCTTCCTGTGCCCCCAGTGTGGCAAGTGCTTCAAGACCTGCGACGGCCTGGAGGGCCACCTGAGGACCCACAGCGGGGAGCGGCCCTTCCGCTGCCCCTACTGCCCCAAGGACTTCACCGCGCACGCCGGCCTCAGCGTGCACGTGAGGCAGCACACGGGCGAGAAGCCGTACGTCTGCACGGTGTGCGGGAAGGCGTGGCCCTCTGGTGGAGACCTGCAGAAACACATGAGGACCCACACCGGGGAGAGGCCCTACGTCTGCCAGGAGTGTGGGAAAGCCTTCTCCATCTCCTGCCACCTGACTGAGCACCGCCGCATACACACAG GAGAGAAACCATTCTCGTGTCCTGAATGTGGGAAGTGTTTTCGGAGACGGTTTGACCTGAAGAAGCACCTGCTGTCCCACAGCAACGTTCGTCCCCATCCCTGCACCTTCTGCTCCAAGAGCTACACCCGACAGACTCACCTGAACCGACACCTGCTGACCCACAGGACAGCTGAcagggaggtggaggaggaggcggagcctGTTGAGGAGGCCTGA
- the LOC114140550 gene encoding zinc finger protein 2-like isoform X1, with translation MKASALRLLLPPLRLLTAAVWQVIQQQSVKHYGMLEEFVTLVTEAVPQLLTERQRGVLLLALRAKVTLSHPADDQTHLERIRSISKASQDEELTECCSALLSLTQTPAESQRLLQEVFDQRFDSALQSLLSDLLTRIEQLFPVPDFRQAACWLHDAPCVLEDSLQETDREHLTELLTNQSCRLGRATTAVSGETEEMLLSAWSHPLLTSPAHPDPASQSEGGLPQLDMKVEVEVMTEDVIGQSMSEEEQEASNQSSEGGGVTTVVEGGVRSDPVRMKDSPGQSEGSQRTAISHNSRRVAHRCPACGKCFIYRSQVIRHLRSNRTCGSSGKPGSGALQGRIEGEPRPLRAHACFQCSSTFTTRTELVTHCRTHLTRPVYRCDQCDSAFQLQSSLTNHKQTHRLHDLSCSVCAQTFSSQTRLLRHLQTHSAEGAECIYRCLFCDQSFSGVTQLRIHQRSHSSRSYQCDQCDKSYSSVTGLQSHRATHSGDNRFLCPQCGKCFKTCDGLEGHLRTHSGERPFRCPYCPKDFTAHAGLSVHVRQHTGEKPYVCTVCGKAWPSGGDLQKHMRTHTGERPYVCQECGKAFSISCHLTEHRRIHTGEKPFSCPECGKCFRRRFDLKKHLLSHSNVRPHPCTFCSKSYTRQTHLNRHLLTHRTADREVEEEAEPVEEA, from the exons ATGAAGG CCTCCGCTCTgcgcctcctcctccctcctctccgCCTGTTGACGGCGGCGGTGTGGCAGGTGATCCAGCAGCAGAGCGTGAAGCATTATGGGATGCTGGAGGAGTTTGTTACCCTGGTGACCGAGGCCGTCCCACAGCTGCTGACAGAAAGGCAGAGAGGTGTTCTTCTGCTGGCTCTGAGGGCCAAG GTGACCCTTTCTCACCCTGCTGATGATCAGACTCACCTGGAGAGGATCCGCTCCATCTCCAAAGCATCG caggATGAAGAGCTGACTGAGTGCTGCTCTGCTCTCCTCTCTCTGACTCAGACTCCTGCTGAGTCACAGCGCCTCCTGCAG GAAGTGTTTGACCAGCGCTTTGACTCCGCCCTCCAGTCGCTGCTGTCCGACCTCCTGACCCGGATCGAGCAGCTGTTCCCGGTGCCGGACTTCAGACAG GCGGCCTGTTGGCTCCACGATGCCCCCTGTGTTCTGGAGGACTCTCTGCAGGAGACGGACAGGGAACACCTGACGGAGCTcttaaccaatcagagctgccGACTGGGCCGAGCAACAACCGCAG TTTCTGGTGAAACTGAGGAAATGCTCCTGTCAGCCTGGTCCCACCCCCTCCTCACTAGCCCCGCCCACCCTGACCcagccagccaatcagagggaGGCCTGCCGCAGCTAGACATgaaggtggaggtggaggtgatgACGGAGGATGTGATTGGTCAGAGCAtgtcagaggaggagcaggaggcgTCCAATCAGAGCTCAGAGGGAGGCGGAGTCACAACCGTGGTGGAGGGCGGGGTCAGGTCTGATCCTGTCAGAATGAAAGACTCACCTGGCCAATCAGAGGGCTCCCAGCGCACAGCCATTTCCCATAATTCCCGGCGTGTGGCTCACAGGTGTCCTGCTTGTGGAAAGTGCTTCATCTACCGCTCTCAG GTGATCCGCCACCTGCGCTCCAACAGAACCTGCGGGTCGTCAGGAAAACCCGGATCTGGAGCCCTGCAGGGTCGGATTGAGGGGGAGCCCCGCCCCCTCCGGGCCCACGCCTGCTTCCAGTGCAGCTCCACCTTCACCACCAGAACCGAGCTGGTGACCCACTGCCGCACTCACCTGACCCGGCCCGTCTACCGGTGCGACCAGTGCGACAGCGCCTTCCAGCTCCAGTCCAGCCTGACCAATCACAAGCAGACCCACCGTCTGCACGACCTCAGCTGCTCCGTCTGCGCGCAGACCTTCAGCTCGCAGACGCGGCTGCTGCGCCACCTGCAGACGCACTCAGCCGAGGGAGCCGAGTGCATCTACAGGTGTCTGTTCTGTGACCAGAGCTTCTCAG GAGTCACTCAGCTGCGGATCCACCAGCGCAGCCACTCCTCCCGCTCCTACCAGTGCGATCAGTGCGACAAGTCGTACAGCTCGGTGACGGGGCTGCAGTCGCACCGCGCCACCCACAGCGGCGACAACCGCTTCCTGTGCCCCCAGTGTGGCAAGTGCTTCAAGACCTGCGACGGCCTGGAGGGCCACCTGAGGACCCACAGCGGGGAGCGGCCCTTCCGCTGCCCCTACTGCCCCAAGGACTTCACCGCGCACGCCGGCCTCAGCGTGCACGTGAGGCAGCACACGGGCGAGAAGCCGTACGTCTGCACGGTGTGCGGGAAGGCGTGGCCCTCTGGTGGAGACCTGCAGAAACACATGAGGACCCACACCGGGGAGAGGCCCTACGTCTGCCAGGAGTGTGGGAAAGCCTTCTCCATCTCCTGCCACCTGACTGAGCACCGCCGCATACACACAG GAGAGAAACCATTCTCGTGTCCTGAATGTGGGAAGTGTTTTCGGAGACGGTTTGACCTGAAGAAGCACCTGCTGTCCCACAGCAACGTTCGTCCCCATCCCTGCACCTTCTGCTCCAAGAGCTACACCCGACAGACTCACCTGAACCGACACCTGCTGACCCACAGGACAGCTGAcagggaggtggaggaggaggcggagcctGTTGAGGAGGCCTGA
- the LOC114140550 gene encoding zinc finger protein ZFMSA12A-like isoform X3 has product MKASALRLLLPPLRLLTAAVWQVIQQQSVKHYGMLEEFVTLVTEAVPQLLTERQRGVLLLALRAKVTLSHPADDQTHLERIRSISKASEVFDQRFDSALQSLLSDLLTRIEQLFPVPDFRQAACWLHDAPCVLEDSLQETDREHLTELLTNQSCRLGRATTAVSGETEEMLLSAWSHPLLTSPAHPDPASQSEGGLPQLDMKVEVEVMTEDVIGQSMSEEEQEASNQSSEGGGVTTVVEGGVRSDPVRMKDSPGQSEGSQRTAISHNSRRVAHRCPACGKCFIYRSQVIRHLRSNRTCGSSGKPGSGALQGRIEGEPRPLRAHACFQCSSTFTTRTELVTHCRTHLTRPVYRCDQCDSAFQLQSSLTNHKQTHRLHDLSCSVCAQTFSSQTRLLRHLQTHSAEGAECIYRCLFCDQSFSGVTQLRIHQRSHSSRSYQCDQCDKSYSSVTGLQSHRATHSGDNRFLCPQCGKCFKTCDGLEGHLRTHSGERPFRCPYCPKDFTAHAGLSVHVRQHTGEKPYVCTVCGKAWPSGGDLQKHMRTHTGERPYVCQECGKAFSISCHLTEHRRIHTGEKPFSCPECGKCFRRRFDLKKHLLSHSNVRPHPCTFCSKSYTRQTHLNRHLLTHRTADREVEEEAEPVEEA; this is encoded by the exons ATGAAGG CCTCCGCTCTgcgcctcctcctccctcctctccgCCTGTTGACGGCGGCGGTGTGGCAGGTGATCCAGCAGCAGAGCGTGAAGCATTATGGGATGCTGGAGGAGTTTGTTACCCTGGTGACCGAGGCCGTCCCACAGCTGCTGACAGAAAGGCAGAGAGGTGTTCTTCTGCTGGCTCTGAGGGCCAAG GTGACCCTTTCTCACCCTGCTGATGATCAGACTCACCTGGAGAGGATCCGCTCCATCTCCAAAGCATCG GAAGTGTTTGACCAGCGCTTTGACTCCGCCCTCCAGTCGCTGCTGTCCGACCTCCTGACCCGGATCGAGCAGCTGTTCCCGGTGCCGGACTTCAGACAG GCGGCCTGTTGGCTCCACGATGCCCCCTGTGTTCTGGAGGACTCTCTGCAGGAGACGGACAGGGAACACCTGACGGAGCTcttaaccaatcagagctgccGACTGGGCCGAGCAACAACCGCAG TTTCTGGTGAAACTGAGGAAATGCTCCTGTCAGCCTGGTCCCACCCCCTCCTCACTAGCCCCGCCCACCCTGACCcagccagccaatcagagggaGGCCTGCCGCAGCTAGACATgaaggtggaggtggaggtgatgACGGAGGATGTGATTGGTCAGAGCAtgtcagaggaggagcaggaggcgTCCAATCAGAGCTCAGAGGGAGGCGGAGTCACAACCGTGGTGGAGGGCGGGGTCAGGTCTGATCCTGTCAGAATGAAAGACTCACCTGGCCAATCAGAGGGCTCCCAGCGCACAGCCATTTCCCATAATTCCCGGCGTGTGGCTCACAGGTGTCCTGCTTGTGGAAAGTGCTTCATCTACCGCTCTCAG GTGATCCGCCACCTGCGCTCCAACAGAACCTGCGGGTCGTCAGGAAAACCCGGATCTGGAGCCCTGCAGGGTCGGATTGAGGGGGAGCCCCGCCCCCTCCGGGCCCACGCCTGCTTCCAGTGCAGCTCCACCTTCACCACCAGAACCGAGCTGGTGACCCACTGCCGCACTCACCTGACCCGGCCCGTCTACCGGTGCGACCAGTGCGACAGCGCCTTCCAGCTCCAGTCCAGCCTGACCAATCACAAGCAGACCCACCGTCTGCACGACCTCAGCTGCTCCGTCTGCGCGCAGACCTTCAGCTCGCAGACGCGGCTGCTGCGCCACCTGCAGACGCACTCAGCCGAGGGAGCCGAGTGCATCTACAGGTGTCTGTTCTGTGACCAGAGCTTCTCAG GAGTCACTCAGCTGCGGATCCACCAGCGCAGCCACTCCTCCCGCTCCTACCAGTGCGATCAGTGCGACAAGTCGTACAGCTCGGTGACGGGGCTGCAGTCGCACCGCGCCACCCACAGCGGCGACAACCGCTTCCTGTGCCCCCAGTGTGGCAAGTGCTTCAAGACCTGCGACGGCCTGGAGGGCCACCTGAGGACCCACAGCGGGGAGCGGCCCTTCCGCTGCCCCTACTGCCCCAAGGACTTCACCGCGCACGCCGGCCTCAGCGTGCACGTGAGGCAGCACACGGGCGAGAAGCCGTACGTCTGCACGGTGTGCGGGAAGGCGTGGCCCTCTGGTGGAGACCTGCAGAAACACATGAGGACCCACACCGGGGAGAGGCCCTACGTCTGCCAGGAGTGTGGGAAAGCCTTCTCCATCTCCTGCCACCTGACTGAGCACCGCCGCATACACACAG GAGAGAAACCATTCTCGTGTCCTGAATGTGGGAAGTGTTTTCGGAGACGGTTTGACCTGAAGAAGCACCTGCTGTCCCACAGCAACGTTCGTCCCCATCCCTGCACCTTCTGCTCCAAGAGCTACACCCGACAGACTCACCTGAACCGACACCTGCTGACCCACAGGACAGCTGAcagggaggtggaggaggaggcggagcctGTTGAGGAGGCCTGA